One region of Malania oleifera isolate guangnan ecotype guangnan chromosome 6, ASM2987363v1, whole genome shotgun sequence genomic DNA includes:
- the LOC131158302 gene encoding pentatricopeptide repeat-containing protein At3g16010, producing MHVHFRYGTENSSAFAYVRQSTNKEIAKTMITRTITLSRGISTTTHLSQRIKQTENEIVQMFRLTSPKDDAQYLPVNRKPMRQPPSVRTLDERFIRILKIFKWGPDAEKALDVLKLKVDHRLVREVLKVDVEINVKTQFFKWAGKRRNFEHDSSTYMALIRCLSEAGFVGEMWKTIQDMVRGPCLIGLAELSEVVKILGKSKMVNKALSIFYQAKGRKCKPTANTYNSMILMLMQEGHLEKVHELYNEMCNEGSCFPDTVTYSALIAAFAKLGRDNSAIRLFDEMKENGFHPTAKIYTTLLGIYFKLGRVEKALDLILEMRVKGCALTVFTYTELIKGLGKAGRVEEAYATFLNLLKEGCKPDIVLINNLINILGKAGRLEDAVKLFNELESFQCTPNVVTYNTVIKALFESKVPVSEITLWFEKMKENGVVPSSFTYSILIDGFCKTNRVEKALLLLEEMDEKGFPPCPAAYCSLINALGKAKRYEAANELFQELKENCGYSSARVYAVMIKHFGKCGRLSEATDLFNEMKKLGCSPDVYAYNALMSGMVRVGMIDEAFSLLRTMEENGCVPDINSHNIILNGLARTGGPERAMGMFDKMKHSNIKPDAVSYNTLLGCLSRAGMFEEAAKLMKEMSSNGFEYDLITYSSILEAVGKVNEDSSYITS from the exons ATGCATGTTCATTTTCGGTACGGTACAGAAAATTCCTCGGCATTTGCTTACGTGCGCCAGTCAACAAATAAGGAAATAGCGAAAACGATGATTACGAGAACGATTACTCTGTCTCGGGGGATATCGACTACGACCCATCTCTCTCAGAGAATTAAGCAAACAG AAAATGAGATTGTCCAAATGTTCCGGTTAACGAGTCCAAAAGATGATGCCCAATACTTGCCCGTGAATCGAAAGCCAATGAGACAGCCCCCATCAGTTAGAACCTTGGATGAGAGATTCATTCggattttgaaaatattcaagTGGGGACCTGATGCCGAAAAGGCTTTGGATGTGCTGAAGTTGAAAGTGGATCACCGATTGGTTCGTGAGGTTTTGAAGGTAGATGTTGAGATCAATGTGAAGACCCAGTTTTTTAAGTGGGCTGGGAAGAGAAGGAACTTTGAGCATGATTCCTCCACCTATATGGCTTTAATCCGTTGCTTGAGTGAAGCTGGGTTTGTTGGTGAAATGTGGAAGACGATCCAAGACATGGTTCGAGGTCCTTGCCTGATTGGCCTGGCTGAATTATCTGAAGTtgtgaaaattttgggaaaatctaaaATGGTAAACAAGGCACTTTCAATCTTTTACCAGGCCAAAGGCCGTAAATGCAAACCAACAGCGAACACGTATAACTCGATGATCTTAATGCTGATGCAAGAAGGACATCTTGAAAAAGTCCACGAACTCTACAATGAGATGTGTAATGAGGGTAGCTGTTTCCCGGACACTGTAACATATAGTGCACTTATTGCTGCATTTGCGAAATTGGGTCGTGATAATTCTGCTATTAGGCTGTTTGATGAAATGAAGGAGAATGGATTTCATCCTACGGCAAAGATTTATACAACTTTGTTGGGCATATATTTTAAGCTGGGCAGGGTTGAGAAAGCTTTGGATTTGATCCTAGAGATGAGAGTGAAAGGTTGTGCTCTAACTGTCTTTACTTACACAGAGTTGATAAAGGGGCTTGGTAAAGCTGGGAGGGTTGAGGAGGCTTATGCTACATTCCTAAATCTGTTAAAAGAGGGTTGCAAGCCTGATATTGTGCTTATAAACAATTTAATAAACATATTAGGCAAAGCAGGTCGATTGGAAGATGCTGTGAAGCTGTTTAATGAATTGGAGTCTTTTCAGTGCACACCGAATGTTGTGACATACAACACTGTAATCAAAGCTTTATTTGAATCGAAAGTTCCAGTGTCAGAGATCACTTTGTGGTTTGAGAAGATGAAGGAAAATGGTGTTGTTCCTAGCTCCTTCACTTACTCAATTCTTATTGATGGTTTTTGTAAGACAAACAGAGTTGAGAAAGCTTTACTGTTGCTTGAGGAGATGGATGAAAAGGGTTTTCCTCCTTGCCCAGCTGCTTATTGTAGCCTGATCAACGCACTTGGAAAAGCAAAACGATATGAGGCTGCAAATGAGTTATTTCAAGAACTGAAAGAGAACTGTGGATATTCAAGTGCTCGTGTCTATGCTGTGATGATCAAACACTTCGGAAAATGTGGGCGTCTCTCTGAGGCTACAGATCTCTTTAATGAGATGAAGAAACTTGGGTGCAGTCCTGATGTTTATGCCTATAATGCACTCATGTCAGGGATGGTAAGGGTAGGCATGATAGATGAAGCTTTTTCCTTGCTTCGAACCATGGAAGAAAATGGTTGCGTTCCTGACATAAACTCTCATAATATAATTCTAAATGGCTTGGCTAGAACTGGTGGTCCAGAACGGGCAATGGGGATGTTTGACAAGATGAAGCATTCCAATATTAAGCCAGATGCAGTTTCTTACAATACTCTTCTTGGATGTCTTAGCCGTGCTGGTATGTTTGAGGAGGCTGCAAAGCTGATGAAAGAAATGAGTTCAAATGGGTTTGAATACGATCTCATTACTTACTCGTCTATACTTGAAGCAGTAGGCAAGGTCAATGAAGACAGCTCATATATAACTTCATGA